The following nucleotide sequence is from Pedobacter sp. PACM 27299.
TTACCGGTAATTCAGGAAGATGAGCGATTGAAAGAAGCAAATAGGATTGAACTAGAAAAAACCACTAAATTCTAATGGATATAGCTTTTGTAATAGAAAAATTTGTACTGGTAGCGATTATATTCGGTATAAGTTTAGTGATAGCCATGTATTCCACTTATGCAGAAAGGAAAGTGGCTGCATTTCTACAGGATAGGTTAGGACCAGACAGAGCAGGTCCATTTGGAATTCTTCAGCCACTGGCTGATGGGGTTAAAATGTTCATGAAAGAGGAAATCATTCCTACAAACGCCAGTAAATGGTTGTTTATGGTAGGACCTGGTTTATCAATGTTAACCGCTTGTATCGGAACTGCAGTGATTCCTTGGGGAAGCGCAATGACGATCGGTGATCGCGTGATTCCTCTGCAGGTAACAGACATTAACGTTGGTGTGCTTTATATTTTCGGGGTAGTTTCTCTGGGTGTATATGGCGTTATGATTGGTGGTTGGGCATCCAACAACAAATACTCTTTATTAAGTGCGATTCGTGCAGCATCACAAAATATCAGTTATGAGATTGCAATGGGTTTATCCATTATCGGCTTATTATTGGTGACCAACTCTATGAGTTTGGGCGAAATTGTTGCCAATCAACACGGATGGCGCTGGAACGTATTGTACCAGCCTTTAGGTTTCCTATTGTTCATGATCTGCTCTTTTGCAGAGACGAACAGGGCACCTTTCGATTTACCGGAATGTGAGACCGAGCTGATCGGTGGTTACCACACAGAATATTCGTCCATGAAATTAGGTTTCTACCTGTTCGCAGAATACATCAATATGTTTGTTTCTGCAGCGGTAATGGCTAGTTTATACTTTGGTGGTTACAACTACCCAGGAATGGATTGGGTACTGGTACAAGCAGGACCAGTGATTGCTCCTCTAATCGGAGTGGGTGTTTTCTTCCTTAAAATCTTTGCTTTCATCTTCTTCTTCATGTGGGTACGCTGGACGATTCCTCGCTTCCGTTATGATCAGCTGATGCACTTAGGTTGGAAGGTCTTGATTCCTTTGGCCATTGCGAATATCATCATCACAAGTATTGTGATTGCTATAATTGAAAAGTTTTAACTGTCCGCATTTAGCGGTATAAAAGGAGGTTTAATGGAACCATTAACCAGTAAAAAGAAAGTATTAGAGAAAAAGCCCCTTACGTTTGCAGAACGCATGTATTTGCCTGCAATCACTAAAGGCTTAGCTATTACCATCAGTCACTTTTTTAAGAAACAAGCGACGATCAGATACCCGGAAGAGCAAAGAGAGTTTTCTACGAACTTCAGGGGAATGCACTCTTTGAAAAGAGATGAAGAAGGTAAAGAACGCTGCACGGCCTGTGGCCTTTGTGCATTATCTTGCCCTGCTGAAGCGATCACTATGATTGCCTCAGAACGTAAACCGGAAGAGAAAGACCTTTACCGTGAGGAAAAATACGCCTCAGTATATGAGATCAACATGTTACGTTGTATCTTCTGCGGATTGTGCGAAGAAGCCTGTCCAAAAGAAGCCATCTATTTAGACGGTCCGATTGTCCCTTCAGATTACCTGCGTAAAGATTTTATTTACGGCAAGGATAAATTGGTAGAGGCACCATTAGAGAAGAAATAATAAGCATAGGTAACCTTTGGGTTATTAATATAAACAGTTTAAATTATATAATAAATGGGTACATCGGTATTCTATTTTGTAGCAACATTAAGCGTCATCTTTTCACTGATGGTTATCTTTTCTAAGAACCCGGTGCATAGCGTGCTTTACTTAATTGTTACTTTCTTTACATTAACGGTTCATTATATTCTATTGAATGCGCAGTTTCTGGCAGTCGTGAATTTTATCGTTTACATGGGGGCCATCATGGTGCTCTTCCTCTTTGTGCTGATGCTGCTCAACCTGAATAAGGACAATGAGCCGCTAAAATCGAATTTGGTTAAGGTGGTAGGCGTAATTGCAGGATGTTGTCTAGTAGTCACCATCATCGGTTCTTTAAAAGCAACAGCGATTTCTGATCCGGTATTATTGAAAAACCCTAATCTTGGATTGGTGAAGAATTTAGGTAAGGAATTATTTGGTCCTTATATGTTGCCTTTTGAGCTGTCCTCGATTCTATTGCTAACCGCAATGGTAGGTGCAGTATTGTTAACTAAAAAAGAAAAAGCATAGTATTGGGTTCGCATCATTTGATGTAAAACTCATTGCCATAAAATAAGTATAAACTGAATGGAAAACATAACTCAGGGATTGCAGGGAGTACCACTTAACCACTACATCTGGCTAAGTGCGATTATTTTCACCATTGGTGTAATTGGGGTATTGACCCGTAGAAACGCCATCGTCATTTTTATGTCGGTAGAATTAATGCTGAATGCAGTAAATTTACTGCTGACCGCATTTTCGGTACATAACAATGATCCGTCAGGACAAGTATTCGTCTTCTTTATCATGGTACTCGCCGCCGCAGAAGTTGCAGTAGGACTAAGTATCATCGTAATGGTATACAGAAATACTCAATCTATAGATATAAATGTGTTGAATCGCCTTAAGTGGTAATTAATAAGAATAAAGTAATAACATGATAAATTTAGTTTGGCTGGTTCCCTTAATTCCTCTTTTAGGCTTTGTTATCAATGGCCTGGGAAGAAATACGCTTTCTAAAAACCTGATTGGTTTTATCGGAAGCAGCGTGATATTCATTTCCTTTGCCATCAGTGTAGGCATCTTTTTCGAATTGGGAGCAGATGCGAATAAGTCGCACGAGATTTTCCTGTTCGACTGGATCAGCGCTGGTAAGCTGAACATTCCACTTTCCTTCCTGGTAGATCCACTAAGCTCAATTATGCTGCTGATCATTACCGGTGTAGGTTTTTTAATCCATATTTACTCTATTGGCTATATGCACGCTGATGAGGCTTTCGGGAAGTTTTTTAGCTACCTGAACCTGTTTATCTTCTTCATGCTGCTATTGGTACTAGGTTCTAACTACATCGTGATGTTTATCGGATGGGAAGGCGTAGGACTTTGTTCTTATCTACTCATCGGCTTCTGGTATACGAATAGCAGCTATGCTTCGGCAGCGAAGAAAGCTTTCATCATGAACCGTATCGGCGACCTTGGTTTCCTATTAGGAGTGTTCTTTATCTTTACCACTTTCGGTACTGTAGAGTTCTCTAAAATCTTTCCTCAGGCGGCCAATATGCTTCCTGGAAATGGCAGCATCGCTTTAATCGCCTTGTTGTTATTTATCGGTGCCTGTGGTAAATCGGCTCAATTGCCATTATTTACCTGGTTACCGGATGCGATGGCTGGTCCAACGCCTGTTTCTGCGTTAATCCACGCAGCGACCATGGTAACTGCCGGTGTATATATGATCGCAAGATCAAATGTGCTCTTCGACTTAGCACCAATGATTCAGCATATTATTGCCATTGTTGGTTTAGCGACAGCAGTATTAGGGGCAATTATTGCCTTAACACAAACAGACATTAAGAAGGTACTGGCTTATTCTACTGTAT
It contains:
- the nuoH gene encoding NADH-quinone oxidoreductase subunit NuoH, coding for MDIAFVIEKFVLVAIIFGISLVIAMYSTYAERKVAAFLQDRLGPDRAGPFGILQPLADGVKMFMKEEIIPTNASKWLFMVGPGLSMLTACIGTAVIPWGSAMTIGDRVIPLQVTDINVGVLYIFGVVSLGVYGVMIGGWASNNKYSLLSAIRAASQNISYEIAMGLSIIGLLLVTNSMSLGEIVANQHGWRWNVLYQPLGFLLFMICSFAETNRAPFDLPECETELIGGYHTEYSSMKLGFYLFAEYINMFVSAAVMASLYFGGYNYPGMDWVLVQAGPVIAPLIGVGVFFLKIFAFIFFFMWVRWTIPRFRYDQLMHLGWKVLIPLAIANIIITSIVIAIIEKF
- a CDS encoding NuoI/complex I 23 kDa subunit family protein, which gives rise to MEPLTSKKKVLEKKPLTFAERMYLPAITKGLAITISHFFKKQATIRYPEEQREFSTNFRGMHSLKRDEEGKERCTACGLCALSCPAEAITMIASERKPEEKDLYREEKYASVYEINMLRCIFCGLCEEACPKEAIYLDGPIVPSDYLRKDFIYGKDKLVEAPLEKK
- a CDS encoding NADH-quinone oxidoreductase subunit J family protein, whose protein sequence is MGTSVFYFVATLSVIFSLMVIFSKNPVHSVLYLIVTFFTLTVHYILLNAQFLAVVNFIVYMGAIMVLFLFVLMLLNLNKDNEPLKSNLVKVVGVIAGCCLVVTIIGSLKATAISDPVLLKNPNLGLVKNLGKELFGPYMLPFELSSILLLTAMVGAVLLTKKEKA
- the nuoK gene encoding NADH-quinone oxidoreductase subunit NuoK, giving the protein MENITQGLQGVPLNHYIWLSAIIFTIGVIGVLTRRNAIVIFMSVELMLNAVNLLLTAFSVHNNDPSGQVFVFFIMVLAAAEVAVGLSIIVMVYRNTQSIDINVLNRLKW